From Skermanella sp. TT6, a single genomic window includes:
- a CDS encoding ATP-binding SpoIIE family protein phosphatase: MDGTAVVSVPIREQTQVAEARRKAVQLASPAGLGEQECARLALVVTEAATNILRHGGGGEILLDARSSGTSGEVTVIALDSGPGMANVQDCLRDGVTSGDSPGTGLGAIQRQSDHFDVYSKPGGGTAIFCGVRAGGGRSAPDLPGLEVGAVCLPRIGEAVSGDTWSVRVTDRGATLLLLCDGLGHGLGAADAADAARAGFRRSKERMPEPLVEDLHRALRGTRGAAIAVVRIEPVERRILFAGVGNIAGYFRSREGQVRTVSQNGVVGHNMSKVKEYEYGYGGDLLAVFHSDGLSTKWDIDSYPGLATRHPTMIAAVLYRDFKRVRDDNLIVVLKTRDP, translated from the coding sequence ATGGACGGAACGGCCGTAGTTTCGGTCCCAATCCGGGAACAGACCCAGGTCGCCGAGGCACGCCGCAAGGCGGTGCAGCTGGCGTCCCCGGCCGGTCTCGGCGAGCAGGAATGCGCCCGTCTCGCACTGGTCGTGACCGAGGCCGCCACCAACATCCTGCGCCACGGCGGCGGCGGGGAGATCCTGCTGGACGCCAGGTCGTCGGGCACCAGCGGCGAGGTCACCGTGATCGCCCTGGACAGCGGTCCGGGCATGGCCAACGTGCAGGACTGCCTGCGGGACGGCGTCACCAGCGGCGACAGTCCCGGCACCGGGCTGGGCGCGATCCAGCGCCAGTCCGACCATTTCGACGTCTATTCCAAGCCGGGCGGCGGTACCGCGATCTTCTGCGGCGTGCGGGCCGGCGGTGGCCGGTCCGCGCCCGACCTTCCCGGGCTGGAAGTCGGGGCGGTCTGCCTTCCGCGCATCGGGGAGGCGGTGAGCGGCGATACCTGGTCGGTCCGGGTGACCGATCGCGGCGCCACGCTGTTGTTGCTGTGTGACGGCCTCGGCCATGGTCTCGGCGCCGCCGACGCGGCGGATGCCGCCCGGGCGGGGTTCAGGCGGTCGAAGGAGCGGATGCCCGAACCCCTGGTCGAGGATCTGCACCGGGCGTTGCGGGGGACGCGCGGCGCCGCCATCGCCGTGGTGCGGATCGAGCCGGTCGAGCGCCGCATCCTGTTCGCCGGGGTGGGCAATATCGCGGGGTACTTCCGGTCGCGGGAAGGGCAGGTCCGAACGGTGTCGCAAAACGGCGTCGTCGGGCATAATATGTCGAAAGTGAAGGAATACGAGTATGGTTACGGTGGCGATCTGCTGGCGGTTTTCCATTCGGACGGTTTGAGCACTAAATGGGATATCGACAGCTACCCGGGGCTGGCAACAAGACACCCGACGATGATCGCGGCCGTGCTGTACCGCGATTTCAAGCGGGTCCGGGACGACAACCTGATCGTCGTGCTGAAGACCAGAGACCCCTGA
- a CDS encoding sensor histidine kinase, which translates to MGFEVQDQTRIATAVSEVCRNAYAYAKGGKADFKIQEVAGKVALVIEVGDRGPGISELDDILAGRYRSRTGMGLGLLGAQRLMDRLDIETSAEGTMVRLTRILSKPLGMPIPEFINKLMDELARQQPLDPVEEVQRQNQELLSSLNDLRQREEELLEANAALRASVVEKEVLLKEVYHRVKNNLQIISSLVSLKARKSTNPLVRQELDDVRSRIHSLSIVHEKLYQSDDLARVDLSGYVRDLCAHLRTSFTARGDGPELMVETDDVALGLDMAIQLGLLINEIVTNAFKHAFPDGARGEIRVSLTVLPGERLRLEVTDNGKGMPEEATDSLGMNLIRALATRVEGVLEIEGANGDGGTRVTVTMPLHGD; encoded by the coding sequence ATGGGCTTCGAGGTCCAGGACCAGACCCGCATAGCCACGGCGGTGTCGGAGGTCTGCCGCAACGCCTATGCCTATGCCAAAGGCGGCAAGGCCGACTTCAAGATCCAGGAGGTCGCCGGGAAGGTGGCCCTGGTGATCGAGGTCGGCGACCGGGGGCCGGGCATCTCCGAGCTGGACGATATCCTGGCCGGCCGCTACCGGTCGCGCACCGGCATGGGGCTGGGCCTGCTCGGCGCCCAACGCCTGATGGACAGGCTGGACATCGAGACGTCCGCGGAAGGGACGATGGTCCGGCTGACCCGGATCCTGTCCAAGCCGCTGGGCATGCCGATCCCGGAGTTCATCAACAAGCTGATGGACGAGCTTGCGCGCCAGCAGCCGCTGGACCCGGTCGAGGAGGTCCAGCGCCAGAACCAGGAGCTGCTGAGCAGCCTGAACGACCTGCGCCAGCGGGAGGAGGAGCTTCTGGAGGCGAACGCGGCGCTCCGCGCCAGCGTCGTCGAGAAGGAAGTGCTGCTGAAGGAGGTCTACCACCGGGTCAAGAACAACCTCCAGATCATCTCCAGCCTGGTCAGCCTGAAGGCGCGCAAGTCCACCAACCCGCTGGTCCGGCAGGAACTGGACGACGTGCGCAGCCGCATCCACTCGCTGAGCATCGTCCACGAGAAGCTCTACCAATCCGACGACCTGGCCCGCGTCGATCTCTCCGGCTATGTCCGGGACCTGTGCGCCCACCTGCGGACCTCCTTCACCGCGCGGGGCGACGGGCCGGAGCTGATGGTCGAGACCGACGACGTGGCGCTGGGGCTCGACATGGCGATCCAGCTCGGCCTGCTGATCAACGAGATCGTGACCAATGCCTTCAAGCACGCCTTCCCCGACGGGGCCCGGGGCGAGATCCGGGTGTCGCTGACCGTCCTGCCGGGCGAGCGCCTCAGGCTCGAGGTCACCGACAACGGCAAGGGCATGCCGGAGGAGGCGACAGACAGCCTCGGCATGAACCTGATCCGCGCCCTGGCGACGCGGGTCGAAGGCGTGCTGGAGATCGAGGGCGCGAACGGCGACGGCGGCACGCGGGTGACCGTGACGATGCCGCTGCACGGGGATTGA
- a CDS encoding alkaline phosphatase D family protein, with product MSKIPEPRRWVTRRSFLYNSALAGGGLLVAASTAGRALAQAAPAIVTADSRRIAMPYGVQSGDLSGGRAIVWSRADRPARMIVEVATTESFRNARRFEGPVAVTDSDYTARLDLSGLPADQRVFYRVSFQDLSDLKSFSEPVTGQFRTAPGNGRVRFVWSGDTAGQGYGINPDFGGMRIYEAMRRTEPHFFIHSGDTIYADNPIPETKELPGGGVWKNITTEAKSKVAETLGDFRGAHAYNLMDENLRRFNAEVPMFAQWDDHEATNNWYWEKRMDADQRYKEKSAAVLAANGMRAFLEYMPIRHDPENRDRIYNKFSYGPHLDVFRIDMRSYRGPNTANLQEEMGPETAILGSEQIRWLKQALLASNATWKVIAADMPIGVIVYDNGKDKTGSEAIAQGNGPARGRELEIADLLSFIRRNGIRNTVWLTADVHYTAAHYYDPNKAKFQDFEPFWEFVSGPLNSGTFGPNELDDTFGPQLMFVKAPPDGQSNLAPSAGMQFFGQVDIGEDGVMLVTLKDLDGQSLYTKELLPAA from the coding sequence ATGTCCAAAATTCCCGAGCCCCGGCGGTGGGTCACCCGCCGCTCGTTCCTGTACAACTCGGCGCTGGCCGGCGGCGGTCTGCTGGTCGCGGCGTCGACGGCAGGCCGGGCGCTGGCCCAGGCGGCCCCGGCCATCGTCACCGCCGACAGCCGCCGCATCGCCATGCCCTACGGCGTCCAGTCCGGCGACCTGTCCGGCGGGCGGGCGATCGTCTGGAGCCGGGCCGACCGGCCGGCCCGCATGATCGTGGAGGTCGCCACGACCGAGAGCTTCAGGAACGCCAGGCGCTTCGAAGGTCCGGTCGCCGTCACCGACAGCGACTACACCGCCCGGCTCGACCTGTCCGGGCTGCCGGCCGACCAGCGCGTGTTCTACCGCGTCAGCTTCCAGGACCTGTCCGACCTGAAGAGCTTCAGCGAGCCGGTGACCGGCCAGTTCCGCACCGCCCCGGGCAACGGCCGGGTCCGCTTCGTCTGGTCCGGCGACACGGCCGGGCAGGGATACGGCATCAATCCCGATTTCGGCGGGATGCGGATCTACGAGGCGATGCGCCGGACCGAGCCCCACTTCTTCATCCATTCCGGCGACACGATCTATGCCGACAACCCGATCCCGGAGACCAAGGAACTGCCGGGCGGCGGGGTCTGGAAGAACATCACGACCGAGGCGAAGTCCAAGGTCGCCGAGACGCTGGGCGATTTCCGCGGCGCCCATGCCTATAACCTGATGGACGAGAACCTGCGCCGCTTCAACGCCGAGGTGCCGATGTTCGCCCAGTGGGACGACCACGAGGCGACCAACAACTGGTACTGGGAAAAGCGCATGGACGCGGACCAGCGCTACAAGGAGAAGAGCGCCGCGGTGCTGGCCGCCAACGGAATGCGCGCCTTCCTGGAATACATGCCGATCCGGCACGACCCGGAGAACCGCGACCGGATCTACAACAAATTCTCCTACGGCCCGCATCTCGACGTGTTCCGCATCGACATGCGCAGCTACCGCGGCCCCAACACCGCCAACCTCCAGGAGGAGATGGGACCGGAGACCGCCATCCTGGGTTCCGAACAGATCCGCTGGCTGAAGCAGGCCCTGCTCGCCTCGAACGCGACCTGGAAGGTGATCGCGGCCGACATGCCGATCGGCGTGATCGTGTACGACAACGGCAAGGACAAGACCGGGTCGGAAGCCATCGCCCAGGGCAACGGCCCGGCCCGCGGCCGCGAGCTGGAGATCGCCGACCTGCTGAGCTTCATCCGGCGCAACGGCATCCGCAACACGGTGTGGCTGACCGCCGACGTCCACTACACCGCGGCCCATTATTACGATCCGAACAAGGCGAAGTTCCAGGACTTCGAGCCGTTCTGGGAGTTCGTCTCCGGCCCGCTGAACTCCGGCACCTTCGGTCCCAACGAGCTGGACGACACCTTCGGCCCGCAGCTGATGTTCGTGAAGGCTCCGCCGGACGGCCAGTCCAACCTGGCCCCGTCGGCCGGGATGCAGTTCTTCGGCCAGGTTGACATCGGCGAGGACGGCGTGATGCTGGTGACCCTCAAGGACCTGGACGGGCAGAGCCTCTACACGAAGGAGTTGCTGCCGGCGGCGTGA